The nucleotide window GCGGTTAATTTCGTTTTTTTTGTCGGCATCACGCAGGCGGGGGTCGCTTTTTCCGTCATCATGAGGCTGGCAAGGTCTGAATGGGCCAGGTATTTTTCGAGGCTCGGGGAGATAATGACGCTCTCTTTTATCCCGATTGCGGCAGTCATGTTCATCATCCTGTATGTTGGCGGGGCAAACCATCTTTTTTACTGGGCGAACCCTGAGAAATTCCACGGCCCAATAAGCCCGTGGCTCGGAAAGGGGTTATTTTTCTGGAGGAACCTCATCGCGAACGCCCTTTTCTATATAACGAGCTATCTGTATTTTTCCTCTGGCCGCAGGGAGGAAAAACAGGCTCACCCCCGGGAGGACATTAAAAAGAGGCTCAATATCATAGCCGCCGCGGTCTGCTTTTTCTATGTGATTGCCAACACCCTGATCGCTTGGGACTTCGGCATGATGATTATCCCACACTGGGAAAGCTCCGTATTTGCCCCATATTTCTGGTCAGGGAACCTCCTCGCCGGCTTCGCCTTCCTGTATCTTATGTCATTTTTCTTCATACCCGGAAAACCGGGGGAACACCTGAATAAACATATCCTCGATTCAATGGGTAAGGTGCTGATAGGTTTTGTGCTTCTGTGGGTGTACCTGTTCTGGTCGCAGTATATAGTTCTCTGGTACGGCAATCTGCCGGACCGTGCAGGGCCTGTATTCAGGCAGATGAAAGGCCATTACACCCCTGCGTTTACAATCATGATGGCGGCGATATTTATTGTTCCGTTTTTCGCTCTTATATTCAGGCGAATAAAGCTCTCTGTCAATGGCCTGGCCGCTGTCGCGGTCATAATATGCATCGGGGTATGGATTAGCAAATATCTCATGATACTGCCTGTCTTTTCGGAAGGCGGCACGCCGGTTATTATAACATGGACAGGTATTTCACTGATACTCGGGGGGCTGGCGGCCGCATTGCTCTCGCTCATCATCTTCTTCAGGCTGTGCCATGATGTTAAGGCGATGCCGGAGCAGGAATAGGAATGCCCATGGGGTTTATCATGGTATGTAAAAAAAGGTTTGTATGAATGTATGAAGAAAACATTTGAAATATCTTGTCGGCAAAGGGCAAAGAAACACCCCATTTTGTTTCTGCTGCTTGCGCTATCGGTCATGGTTCCTGCGCTCTTGCGCGCCGAGGAAGAACCGTTTATCAGGATGCCGGATAAACCGGCATATATGGGGGCTGCGGCGTGCAACGGCAGGTGTCATGACCCCTGGTATCGGGCGTGGAAAGACACCCCCCATGCAAAGACATATGAATTGTTAAAGCCCGGTGTAAGGGCCAATGCCAAAACAATGGCCGGAATCAACCCTGATAGTGACTACACGATGAACCCCAATTGTCTTAGATGCCATACCACGGGTTACGGGCAGAAAGGCGGGTTTGTCCCAGCGGAAACGCCCATTAGCGAGTGGAAGCCGAGCATGGAGCAGGTCGGATGCGAGATGTGTCACACTGCGAGGGGTGGGAATCAGGTCAGGGTCATCATGAAAAAGAGCAAGGGGGAATTCAAAAGAAGCAAGATAGAGCAATGGGGCGCAAGAT belongs to Deltaproteobacteria bacterium and includes:
- a CDS encoding cytochrome c family protein; protein product: MKKTFEISCRQRAKKHPILFLLLALSVMVPALLRAEEEPFIRMPDKPAYMGAAACNGRCHDPWYRAWKDTPHAKTYELLKPGVRANAKTMAGINPDSDYTMNPNCLRCHTTGYGQKGGFVPAETPISEWKPSMEQVGCEMCHTARGGNQVRVIMKKSKGEFKRSKIEQWGARYDYENICLRCHGHPKSPHKPSVDPKYSFNYKERKNHIHDYEKYYDEFNKTQIYKIKHGEGVTEKHPLMIEDWDIVDGKIRFKKLPLWDGWLIFKRK